From Nicotiana tabacum cultivar K326 chromosome 22, ASM71507v2, whole genome shotgun sequence, one genomic window encodes:
- the LOC107799754 gene encoding uncharacterized protein LOC107799754 isoform X1, producing MTRIPLLRYSSNGISIAIPRSGSAFTIRDYSSYRSNIENVKCLDDAMSLFHRMVSTQPLPSVFSFSKLLKTMVNMKHYSSVLSLFRQMLKSNIPISDSILNIAINNYCLMHCSDCGFSVLAIYLKNGIPFDVITFNTLLRGLFAENKIKDAVNLFKKLVRENICEPDEVMYLTVMNGLSKRGHTKKTFNLLRVMEQGSIKPDTRIYSVVIDALCKDRMLDAAISLFEEMKKKGIPQDVIIYNSLIDGLCKFGQWEKVRTLFFEMVNLNIYPNVCTFNIVTDGLCKEGKVEDAEKVMRHMTRKGVEHDVVTYNVIIDGYCLRGQMDRAMSLFVSMVDKSIKPDIFSYNILINGYCKVKKLDEAMHLFHDISRNGLKPSIVTYNTILQGLFEVGRVDFAQKFFAEMLSIGLKPDLCTNRILLRGYFQNGLVEKAMSLFHELEQKREDIDIELYNVLIGGLCKNGNFVKALAFFEKLSLIGLFPNVFTYTIIITGFCLEGLLDEAKDMLRKMEENGCSPNNVTYNIIVQGFLKFGKTSEMITFSKEMTGRCFSFDASTVELLIDAIAKDPSLLNMIPQFHLGNKN from the coding sequence ATGACGAGAATTCCTCTGCTGCGTTACTCTTCCAATGGTATTTCCATTGCTATTCCTCGTTCTGGTTCGGCATTTACCATCAGAGATTATTCTTCATATCGTAGCAATATTGAGAACGTCAAGTGCTTAGATGATGCTATGAGTCTATTCCACCGAATGGTCAGTACGCAGCCTCTTCCTTCTGTTTTTAGCTTCTCCAAATTATTAAAGACTATGGTAAATATGAAGCATTACTCTTCTGTTCTTTCCCTTTTTCGACAAATGCTGAAATCTAATATCCCAATTAGTGATTCCATCTTGAATATAGCGATTAACAATTATTGCCTAATGCATTGTTCTGACTGCGGATTTTCAGTATTAGCCATTTACTTGAAGAATGGCATTCCATTTGATGTTATCACATTTAACACCTTACTAAGGGGACTCTTTGCTGAAAATAAAATCAAAGATGCTGTTAACTTGTTCAAAAAGTTGGTGAGAGAGAATATCTGTGAGCCTGATGAAGTCATGTATTTGACAGTCATGAATGGGCTTAGCAAAAGGGGCCATACCAAAAAAACTTTCAATTTGCTAAGAGTAATGGAACAAGGAAGCATCAAGCCAGACACAAGAATCTATAGCGTTGTTATAGATGCTCTTTGCAAGGATAGAATGTTGGATGCTGCAATTAGCCTTTTCGAAGAGATGAAAAAAAAAGGCATTCCTCAAGATGTTATCATATATAATTCATTGATTGATGGTCTTTGTAAATTTGGTCAGTGGGAGAAGgttaggactttgttcttcgAAATGGTAAATCTTAATATTTATCCAAACGTCTGTACCTTCAACATAGTGACGGATGGACTATGCAAAGAGGGGAAAGTTGAAGATGCCGAGAAGGTAATGAGACACATGACTCGAAAAGGTGTGGAGCATGATGTGGTCACCTACAATGTGATAATCGATGGATATTGCTTGCGCGGTCAAATGGATAGAGCAATGAGCCTTTTTGTTTCCATGGTTGATAAGAGCATTAAGCCTGACATTTTTAGCTATAACATATTAATAAATGGATATTGTAAGGTAAAGAAATTGGATGAGGCCATGCATTTGTTTCATGATATTTCTCGAAATGGATTGAAACCTAGCATTGTTACCTACAATACTATCTTGCAAGGTCTATttgaagttggaagagttgactttGCGCAAAAATTCTTTGCGGAGATGCTATCTATAGGGCTCAAACCTGATTTATGCACTAATCGCATTTTGCTCCGTGGTTATTTTCAGAATGGACTTGTTGAAAAAGCTATGTCTCTATTTCATGAGTTGGAACAAAAGAGAGAAGATATTGATATTGAACTTTATAATGTTCTAATAGGTGGATTGTGCAAAAATGGAAATTTCGTCAAAGCTCTTGCTTTTTTTGAGAAGCTTTCTTTAATTGGATTGTTTCCCAATGTGTTTACATACACAATAATAATTACTGGATTTTGTCTAGAAGGGTTGTTAGATGAAGCTAAAGATATGTTAAGAAAAATGGAGGAGAATGGTTGTTCGCCAAACAATGTCACTTACAATATTATTGTTCAAGGATTTCTCAAGTTTGGCAAAACTAGTGAAATGATAACTTTTTCGAAGGAAATGACTGGAAGGTGCTTCTCATTTGATGCAAGTACAGTAGAGTTACTAATAGATGCTATAGCGAAGGATCCTTCTTTGCTTAATATGATACCACAATTTCACTTGGGAAATAagaactaa
- the LOC107799754 gene encoding uncharacterized protein LOC107799754 isoform X2, whose translation MTRIPLLRYSSNGISIAIPRSGSAFTIRDYSSYRSNIENVKCLDDAMSLFHRMVSTQPLPSVFSFSKLLKTMVNMKHYSSVLSLFRQMLKSNIPISDSILNIAINNYCLMHCSDCGFSVLAIYLKNGIPFDVITFNTLLRGLFAENKIKDAVNLFKKLVRENICEPDEVMYLTVMNGLSKRGHTKKTFNLLRVMEQGSIKPDTRIYSVVIDALCKDRMLDAAISLFEEMKKKGIPQDVIIYNSLIDGLCKFGQWEKVRTLFFEMVNLNIYPNVCTFNIVTDGLCKEGKVEDAEKVMRHMTRKGVEHDVVTYNVIIDGYCLRGQMDRAMSLFVSMVDKSIKPDIFSYNILINGYCKVKKLDEAMHLFHDISRNGLKPSIVTYNTILQGLFEVGRVDFAQKFFAEMLSIGLKPDLCTNRILLRGYFQNGLVEKAMSLFHELEQKREDIDIELYNVLIGGLCKNGNFVKALAFFEKLSLIGLFPNVFTYTIIITGFCLEGLLDEAKDMLRKMEENGCSPNNVTYNIIVQGFLKFGKTSEMITFSKEMTGSYSYHYDAISFYPWK comes from the exons ATGACGAGAATTCCTCTGCTGCGTTACTCTTCCAATGGTATTTCCATTGCTATTCCTCGTTCTGGTTCGGCATTTACCATCAGAGATTATTCTTCATATCGTAGCAATATTGAGAACGTCAAGTGCTTAGATGATGCTATGAGTCTATTCCACCGAATGGTCAGTACGCAGCCTCTTCCTTCTGTTTTTAGCTTCTCCAAATTATTAAAGACTATGGTAAATATGAAGCATTACTCTTCTGTTCTTTCCCTTTTTCGACAAATGCTGAAATCTAATATCCCAATTAGTGATTCCATCTTGAATATAGCGATTAACAATTATTGCCTAATGCATTGTTCTGACTGCGGATTTTCAGTATTAGCCATTTACTTGAAGAATGGCATTCCATTTGATGTTATCACATTTAACACCTTACTAAGGGGACTCTTTGCTGAAAATAAAATCAAAGATGCTGTTAACTTGTTCAAAAAGTTGGTGAGAGAGAATATCTGTGAGCCTGATGAAGTCATGTATTTGACAGTCATGAATGGGCTTAGCAAAAGGGGCCATACCAAAAAAACTTTCAATTTGCTAAGAGTAATGGAACAAGGAAGCATCAAGCCAGACACAAGAATCTATAGCGTTGTTATAGATGCTCTTTGCAAGGATAGAATGTTGGATGCTGCAATTAGCCTTTTCGAAGAGATGAAAAAAAAAGGCATTCCTCAAGATGTTATCATATATAATTCATTGATTGATGGTCTTTGTAAATTTGGTCAGTGGGAGAAGgttaggactttgttcttcgAAATGGTAAATCTTAATATTTATCCAAACGTCTGTACCTTCAACATAGTGACGGATGGACTATGCAAAGAGGGGAAAGTTGAAGATGCCGAGAAGGTAATGAGACACATGACTCGAAAAGGTGTGGAGCATGATGTGGTCACCTACAATGTGATAATCGATGGATATTGCTTGCGCGGTCAAATGGATAGAGCAATGAGCCTTTTTGTTTCCATGGTTGATAAGAGCATTAAGCCTGACATTTTTAGCTATAACATATTAATAAATGGATATTGTAAGGTAAAGAAATTGGATGAGGCCATGCATTTGTTTCATGATATTTCTCGAAATGGATTGAAACCTAGCATTGTTACCTACAATACTATCTTGCAAGGTCTATttgaagttggaagagttgactttGCGCAAAAATTCTTTGCGGAGATGCTATCTATAGGGCTCAAACCTGATTTATGCACTAATCGCATTTTGCTCCGTGGTTATTTTCAGAATGGACTTGTTGAAAAAGCTATGTCTCTATTTCATGAGTTGGAACAAAAGAGAGAAGATATTGATATTGAACTTTATAATGTTCTAATAGGTGGATTGTGCAAAAATGGAAATTTCGTCAAAGCTCTTGCTTTTTTTGAGAAGCTTTCTTTAATTGGATTGTTTCCCAATGTGTTTACATACACAATAATAATTACTGGATTTTGTCTAGAAGGGTTGTTAGATGAAGCTAAAGATATGTTAAGAAAAATGGAGGAGAATGGTTGTTCGCCAAACAATGTCACTTACAATATTATTGTTCAAGGATTTCTCAAGTTTGGCAAAACTAGTGAAATGATAACTTTTTCGAAGGAAATGACTGGAAG CTACAGTTACCACTATGATGCAATTTCCTTTTACCCCTGGAAATAA